The stretch of DNA TGTGGACGTGTTGGTGTTGGGAAAAGATTTAACCGACGCCCAGAGATTGGACATGGAACTCAAAATTATCGCACGCTTCCAATCCCTCTGTGATGAAAAAATCGATGTCGCCGTTTTTGATATCACCCGCCTCACCCCAGCCGAAAAATCCTTTCTGGCTGTCGTCGGCTCCAACAAACTTTCCTGGGCGGCCTAGAAAATCGAACCCAGAATCCCCCGTTAAGCGCGCGAGCGTGGCACTTCCGCTGGCGCGGTCGGCCGCTCCCACGCGGCACTTCCACTAGCGCGGTCGGCCGCTCCCACGCGGCACTTCCACTAGCGCGGTCGCAGGGACTACGGACAACCTTTTCTGTGAAGGAAAAAGACCCCTTTTGTCGAAACCGACAATGCGACTGGAGATTTTGGGTTGGTTGAATCCCGTAATTCAACTATGGATTCTTGGTTTTTTAGCGTGTGAGGCCAAACGGGGCGGTCTCCAGAAGAGACCGCCCCGTTTGATTTGAAACGTGTTATCAATTATTTTGAGGAATAGGATTTTCCCGTTTTATCCTCAATGACCGCCTGAGCCGCCGCAAGGCGAGCCACAGGGATACGGAAGGGACTGGCGGACACGTAGTCCAAACCCGCGCGGTAGCAGAACTTCACAGAAGGCGCGTCGCCCCCGTGTTCTCCGCAAATACCGCATTTCAGATCCTTCCGGGACTTCCGGCCTTCACGAACCGACAGTTCCATCAAACGTCCCACACCGACTTGGTCCAGCGTGGCAAACGGATCGTCGGCAAATATTTTTTTGTCCAGATAGACTTTCGTGAATCCCCCCGCATCGTCTCGAGAGAAACCGAGCGTCATCTGGGTCAGATCGTTGGTTCCGAAGGAGAAGAATTCCGCTTCCTGGGCAATTTCGCCCGACGTCAGAGCGGCACGCGGAACTTCAATCATGGTGCCCAACAGGTAATTCACTTTAACCCCGTATTCTTTCTGGACTTCCGCCGCCACACGACGAACGATGGCGGTTTGGTCTTTCAATTCTTTGATGTTCCCCACCAGCGGAATCATGATCTCGGGGAGCACGCTGACTTTCTCTTTCTTCAGCTCGCACGCCGCGGACAGGATCGCCCGAACCTGCATCTCCGTGATCTCCGGGTAGGTAATGCCCAACCGGCATCCCCGGTGCCCCAACATGGGATTGAATTCATGGAGCGATTGGGTCTTTTGAAGGATTTTCTCCGTTGGAATTCCGATCTTTTGAGAGAGGACAGCGGCGTCTTCTTTCGTTTTCGGAAGGAATTCGTGCAAGGGGGGATCCAGGGTCCGAATCGTGACACCAAACCCTTTCATCTCTTTCAAGAGACCCTTGAAGTCTTCCTTTTGGAAGGGCAACAACTTATCAAGGGCTTTCCGCCGTTGTTCCTCCGTGTCCGACAAAATCATCTCCTGCATGAACGGCAGACGATCGGGAGCGAAGAACATGTGTTCCGTGCGACAGAGGCCGATGCCTTCCGCGCCCAGCGCGCGAGCCATGATGGCGTCCCGCGGGATGTCCGCGTTCGCTCTCACTTTGATTTTTCGGTAACTGTCGGCCCACGCCATGACGGTTTTAAACGAAGCGAAGAGGGTCGATTCTTTCGGGGTCAATTCGCCCCGAAGAACCCGCACCACTTCTGACGGCAAGGTGGGGACCTGCCCCATAAGCACTTCACCGGTAAATCCGTCGATGGAAAGGTAATCCCCTTCTTTCACCGTGTTCCCGTCCACCGTCAAAACACCGGCTTCGTCATCGATTTTCAAAACGCCACATCCCACCACGCACGGTTTGCCCATGCCGCGGGCCACCACAGCGGCGTGGGACGTTCGGCCTCCGATGGCCGTCAAAATACCTTCCGCCACCACCATCCCTTCGATATCGTCGGGATTGGTTTCCGGGCGAACGAGAACCACCGGCCCCTTTTTGGCCATCTCCACCGCGCGGTCCGCGGTGAACGCGGCTCGACCGGTCGCGGCGCCGGGCCCGGCGTCGATTCCCTTCGCCAAAAGACGCCCTTCTTTGACCGCCAGAATCTTCTCTTTACCGTCAAACACAGGGGCCAGAAGCTGGGCGATTTGGTCCGGTTCGATCCGGAGCAGAGCCTCTTCTTTGGAGATCAATTTTTCGTTGACCATGTGGACCGCCACTTGAACCGCGGCAATCCCGGTCCGCTTCCCATTTCGGGTTTGAAGCATGAACAGCTTCCCCCGCTCGATGGTGAATTCAAAATCCTGCATGTCCCGGTAGTGCTTTTCCAACTTCGTGGTGATTTCCCGAAGTTGTTTATACACCGTGGGCATGTCCCGTTCCAGTTCTTTAATCGGCTTCGGGGTCCGAACACCAGCGACCACATCTTCTCCCTGAGCGTTGGTCAGATATTCACCGAAGAACTCCTTGGCGCCGTTGCTGGGATTCCGTGTGAACCCCACCCCTGTTCCGGAGTCGTTGCCCATGTTGCCGAACACCATGGCCTGGACGTTCACCGCCGTACCTATTTCGTCGGAAATTTTGTTCAGACGACGGTAGGTGATGGCTCGGGGGTTGTTCCAACTGCGGAAAACGGCGTTCCGCGCGTCTTCCAATTGTTTAAGCGGGTCTTGGGGGAAATCTTTTCCCGTTTCTTCTTTCACCAATTTTTTCAAAAGGGCCACCACATCTTTCAAGTCCCCCACATTCAGCTCGGTGTCCAGTTGAACCCCTTTTTTGTGCTTAACGGATTCAAGAACTTTTTCAAAGGCACTCTTTTCGATTTCCAAAACGACGTTCCCGAACATGGAAATGAATCGACGGTAGGCGTCCCAAGCGAAGCGATCGTTGCCGGTCTTCTCGGCCAAACCGAGGACCGCCTCATCGTTCAACCCCAGGTTCAAAATCGTGTCCATCATGCCGGGCATGGAGAACTTAGCGCCAGATCGAACCGAGACCAACAGAGGATCAGATGAGGAACCGAACTTTTTTCCTAAAGCTTTCTCCAATTTCGCCATGGCTTCTTTGGATTGGCCGGCCAGCTCGGTCGGAAGCTTTTTGCCGTTGGCGTAATAGTAACGGCAGGTATCGGTGGTGATGGTGTAGCCCGGAGGAACAGGAACCCCCGCGCTGGACATGCCCGCTAACCCCGCGCCTTTTCCACCTAAAAGATCCTTCTGGTTGCCGTTGCCTTCCGCTTTGCCATTACCAAAAAAATAGACGTATTTCTTTGCCATACGAGTGGGGCTCCTTAATTGACCGGTTCTTTTCCAAATG from Elusimicrobiota bacterium encodes:
- a CDS encoding nucleotidyltransferase domain-containing protein, producing MRISPPERRALNYALENIPFDAFLFGSRCDDTRRGGDVDVLVLGKDLTDAQRLDMELKIIARFQSLCDEKIDVAVFDITRLTPAEKSFLAVVGSNKLSWAA
- a CDS encoding pyruvate, phosphate dikinase — translated: MAKKYVYFFGNGKAEGNGNQKDLLGGKGAGLAGMSSAGVPVPPGYTITTDTCRYYYANGKKLPTELAGQSKEAMAKLEKALGKKFGSSSDPLLVSVRSGAKFSMPGMMDTILNLGLNDEAVLGLAEKTGNDRFAWDAYRRFISMFGNVVLEIEKSAFEKVLESVKHKKGVQLDTELNVGDLKDVVALLKKLVKEETGKDFPQDPLKQLEDARNAVFRSWNNPRAITYRRLNKISDEIGTAVNVQAMVFGNMGNDSGTGVGFTRNPSNGAKEFFGEYLTNAQGEDVVAGVRTPKPIKELERDMPTVYKQLREITTKLEKHYRDMQDFEFTIERGKLFMLQTRNGKRTGIAAVQVAVHMVNEKLISKEEALLRIEPDQIAQLLAPVFDGKEKILAVKEGRLLAKGIDAGPGAATGRAAFTADRAVEMAKKGPVVLVRPETNPDDIEGMVVAEGILTAIGGRTSHAAVVARGMGKPCVVGCGVLKIDDEAGVLTVDGNTVKEGDYLSIDGFTGEVLMGQVPTLPSEVVRVLRGELTPKESTLFASFKTVMAWADSYRKIKVRANADIPRDAIMARALGAEGIGLCRTEHMFFAPDRLPFMQEMILSDTEEQRRKALDKLLPFQKEDFKGLLKEMKGFGVTIRTLDPPLHEFLPKTKEDAAVLSQKIGIPTEKILQKTQSLHEFNPMLGHRGCRLGITYPEITEMQVRAILSAACELKKEKVSVLPEIMIPLVGNIKELKDQTAIVRRVAAEVQKEYGVKVNYLLGTMIEVPRAALTSGEIAQEAEFFSFGTNDLTQMTLGFSRDDAGGFTKVYLDKKIFADDPFATLDQVGVGRLMELSVREGRKSRKDLKCGICGEHGGDAPSVKFCYRAGLDYVSASPFRIPVARLAAAQAVIEDKTGKSYSSK